A DNA window from Gigantopelta aegis isolate Gae_Host chromosome 4, Gae_host_genome, whole genome shotgun sequence contains the following coding sequences:
- the LOC121372104 gene encoding polypeptide N-acetylgalactosaminyltransferase 3-like, translated as MGQIRNIRHKWIIVLVLLVIGVYIFVLVNDLQSVRKIVVSRFESTMVDKTFPKTITYTSGREDENQQAANFPTDEHLEFERFFINVSRSHSLSLHRVIPDTRPYECRKINITSSALPTVSVVIPMHDEPWSTLLRTVHSVLSRSPPGLLHEIIVIDDTSSLEFLKSPLENYLQKFKKVKIIRSAERLGTMKSRVLGAERAEGQVLVYLDSHTEVNEGWLEPIAWEIYKDARTVVQPAIDIIDPITFDYRKYMENMRGEFEWTLGYTFSPIPQDELLKRNPSDPIATPAIIGCCFAVDKTYFLDIGGLDVDMKTWGAEDVELSLRVWMCGGKMKILECSRVGHIFKTGHPFKMTYDDLLYNEKRIADLWLGEYKKFFYAVHQRRVSPNGDAGDYSRIRAIQQKLQCNDFSWYIRNVFPELETFPNTTVKFGKMKNKASSLCVGVADKPASSPFEMVDCWGRAALSIAVSSEGKMTVKDECVSVRNMYLVLDVCTEKDVNQQWSINEKQQVVWFDVNHCVMHVSDPDPSTGYRQTAMIMPCTQKNELEPFTAWTFTYDIDFIQ; from the coding sequence ATGGGTCAAATAAGAAATATTCGCCACAAATGGATAATTGTTTTGGTATTATTGGTGATTGGTGTCTACATTTTTGTGTTGGTAAACGACTTACAGTCTGTTCGGAAAATCGTGGTCAGCAGATTTGAAAGTACCATGGTTGATAAAACGTTTCCCAAAACGATCACTTATACGTCGGGAAGAGAAGATGAAAACCAGCAGGCGGCAAACTTCCCTACCGACGAACATCTAGAATTTGAGAGATTCTTCATCAATGTGTCGAGGTCGCATAGCCTTTCACTGCACAGGGTCATTCCAGACACGAGGCCGTACGAGTGcaggaaaataaatataacatcgTCTGCTTTACCAACTGTTTCGGTGGTGATCCCAATGCACGACGAGCCTTGGTCGACACTTCTTCGTACAGTTCACAGCGTGCTGTCGCGAAGCCCACCAGGACTCCTCCACGAGATCATAGTCATTGATGATACGAGTTCCTTGGAATTTCTCAAATCGCCGCTGGAGAATTATTTACAAAAGTTTAAAAAGGTGAAAATTATTAGATCTGCTGAGCGTCTTGGGACGATGAAGTCGCGTGTTTTGGGTGCAGAGAGAGCAGAGGGACAGGTGTTGGTTTATCTCGACTCGCACACTGAAGTAAACGAGGGATGGCTCGAACCCATCGCCTGGGAGATCTACAAAGACGCTAGAACTGTTGTGCAACCAGCCATTGACATCATCGACCCCATAACGTTCGACTACCGAAAGTACATGGAGAATATGCGCGGGGAATTCGAATGGACTCTAGGATACACTTTCTCCCCAATCCCACAAGATGAGCTCCTTAAACGAAACCCGTCTGACCCTATTGCCACGCCAGCCATTATTGGATGCTGTTTTGCAGTGGATAAAACATATTTCTTAGATATTGGGGGCCTTGATGTGGACATGAAGACGTGGGGCGCTGAGGATGTGGAACTTTCTCTCAGAGTTTGGATGTGTGGCGGAAAAATGAAAATTTTGGAATGTTCGCGAGTTGGACATATATTCAAAACTGGACATCCATTTAAAATGACCTACGATGATTTATTATACAATGAAAAACGCATTGCTGACTTGTGGTTGGGCGAATATAAAAAGTTTTTCTATGCTGTCCACCAGAGACGCGTGTCTCCCAATGGAGACGCCGGGGACTACTCACGAATAAGGGCAATACAACAAAAGCTCCAATGCAATGACTTTTCGTGGTACATCCGGAACGTATTCCCGGAACTTGAAACCTTTCCAAACACTACAGTAAAATTTGGGAAGATGAAAAATAAGGCGAGTTCACTGTGTGTTGGCGTCGCCGATAAACCGGCGTCGAGCCCTTTTGAAATGGTAGACTGCTGGGGTCGTGCAGCACTCAGCATAGCTGTATCAAGTGAAGGTAAAATGACCGTGAAAGATGAATGTGTGTCTGTAAGAAATATGTATCTAGTGTTGGATGTTTGCACGGAGAAGGATGTGAATCAACAGTGGAGTATCAATGAAAAACAGCAGGTCGTGTGGTTTGATGTCAACCACTGTGTGATGCATGTCAGTGACCCAGACCCTTCCACGGGCTACCGCCAGACAGCCATGATAATGCCGTGCACGCAGAAAAACGAACTTGAACCATTTACCGCGTGGACATTCACCTACGATATAGACTTTATACAATAA